AGCACCTGCATGTCGATGCCCACCTCGGCCAGGTCCTCGCGGATGAGCTCGATGGCGTCGACCCACTGCTGGATCGCCGAGGTGACCTCGATGGTGAAGCTGATGCGCTGGCCGTCCGGCCCCAGGCGGTAGCCCTCGGAGTCGCGCTCGGTGTAGCCCGCGCGGTCGAGGTACTCGTTGGCGAGCTCGGGGTGGTACTCGGTGTACTGCTTCGCCAGCTCCTCGTCGTAGATGTTCGACTCGGCGCGCGGCGCCACCTGCGACGGCTCGCTGAGGCCCAGGTAGATGAGGTCGATGATCTCCTGGCGGTCGATGGCGTACGACAGGCCGATGCGGAAGTCCTTGTTCTGGAAGATCTCGCGCTTGACCGGGTCGTTGTCGTTGAGGTTGAGGAACAGGACCATGGCGTTGCCGCCGGCGGGGACGAGGTCGTAGAAGTGGTAGTCGCCCTCCTCCATGTTGTCGGCGAGGATCGCGCGGTTCGGGAGGGTGGCGATGTGGCGGTCGTACATGTCGATCTCGCCGTTGAGCGCCTGGAGCAGCAGCACCTCGGCGTCCTCGTAGATGTTGTAGACGAGCTCGTCGATGTAGGGGAGCTGGTTGCCCTCGGTGTCCACCTTCCAGTAGTACGGGTTCCGCTCGGCGACGACCCTGGTGCCGGCCCCGTAGGGCGTCGTCAGGCGCCAGGCGTAGAGGACGGGCTTGTCGGCGTTGCTGAAGGTGTGGATGTCGGCCTTGTTCTGGAAGAGCTGCACCCAGTCGGCCGCGCCCGCCTGCTGCACCAGCTCGTCGAGGTTCGTCGTGTTGTAGCTGGCGTGGAACTGCTCCATGTAGTGGCGCGGGTAGAGCGTGACGACGGCGTTGTCGGGCAGCGCCAGGTTGTTGAGGAACAGCCCGTTGGGCGCGGCGAACCTGAAGACCACCGTGTACTCGTCGGGAGCCTCGACGACGACCGGCTCGCCGCCGGACAGCAGCCAGGTGGGCACGGCG
Above is a window of Trueperaceae bacterium DNA encoding:
- a CDS encoding ABC transporter substrate-binding protein, coding for MAGAVLAVAASVVTVAVAQPTYHEAPSLAALVESGELPPVEERLPESPRVIEPIERIGTYGGTWRMGLVGGADTPWLIRTMAYENLVNWNVDWTGVVPNIAESYEVNEDSTEFVFHLRRGMKWSDGEPFTSADIMFWYEDVLLNEELTPAVPTWLLSGGEPVVVEAPDEYTVVFRFAAPNGLFLNNLALPDNAVVTLYPRHYMEQFHASYNTTNLDELVQQAGAADWVQLFQNKADIHTFSNADKPVLYAWRLTTPYGAGTRVVAERNPYYWKVDTEGNQLPYIDELVYNIYEDAEVLLLQALNGEIDMYDRHIATLPNRAILADNMEEGDYHFYDLVPAGGNAMVLFLNLNDNDPVKREIFQNKDFRIGLSYAIDRQEIIDLIYLGLSEPSQVAPRAESNIYDEELAKQYTEYHPELANEYLDRAGYTERDSEGYRLGPDGQRISFTIEVTSAIQQWVDAIELIREDLAEVGIDMQVLVADRALVWERMQAGEQDAMVWGGEGGLYMDALMGPYSYFPYSIYSKFAPYWSNWYQGAEPAEEPPADVKRQMELYDQVQATADPDEQLRLMTEILEIAKEQFYHIGIGTLPPGYGIVKNNFHNVPEAMPQAGLYPNPAPTMPEQYFIEPAN